The Candidatus Zixiibacteriota bacterium genome contains the following window.
ATTCTATCCTCTTGATCGCTTCGCCGCTCGATTTGGTCTCGATTGTCTCAAGGGCCGATGCAATCAGACCGGTGGGGTCCGATTTGGCCACTCCGATTCGTCGTTCACCGTAATCGAACGCAAGCACGGTCTTATCATGCGTATTGGTCATCGGCCAAATTTACTTTCGCGGCGAAAGTGAGTCAAAACAAAAGACGCGCAACGAAAGCTCAGGTCTTCCGTTCCTTCTTCTTGGCAGCCGGGAAGAGGATGTTGTTCAGAATAAGGCGGTATCCGGGAGAGTTCTTGTGAAGGGAGAGTTCGGTGGGGGGGTCGTTCACCATGTGCTGGTAGTCTTCCGGATCGTGGCCGGACAGGAAGGTGAAAGTCCCCCGGCCGATATTGCCGTGGATATAACGTACCTCATCAAAATTGTCAGGTTGACCAAGCACAATCACTGATTTCTTCAGAAGCGATTTCCGAAATCCGGTCACCTGCCCCATGAATCCGTTGACGGTATTCACATGGTCCTGGACCAACATCGTGGGGACCGGGTCTAGTTTGGCAGAAAATTCGAATAGATAAAAGAAGTCGTTATCGGGCGAGGGGAATCGAACCAGGCGGTCGGGATAGGTGTCGATATTGGAGCGCCGGTAGACCATGGGGTCGAGCGAAACCTGGAAATTCTCGAATGCGAAGTCCTTGCCAAAATCCAACCGTGCCTGGGCATCCGGGTCGGGCGGGTCACCGTCGAATTCGCGCGGCACGATATCAACCCCCTCGGCGGCCAGAGCGATGTCGATGGTTTCCGGTGCCGAACACATAGAGAAGAAAAAACCGCCTCGGCGGACGTAGTCGTAGACCGCTTTGGCGACATCGCGCTTCATTAGGGAAACTTTCGTGTACCCCAGTTTGTGGGCCAGCTCCTCGTTTTCGCGGACATCTGCCTGGTACCAGAGCTCGTTTCGGAACGCACCGTAAAATTTACCGTATTGGCCGGTGAAATCTTCGTGGTGGCAATGGAGCCAGTCATAGTCGTCGAGCGCGCCGGCCAGCACTTCGGCATCCCAAATTACTGTGTACGGAATCTCGGCATAGGTGAGCGCCAGGGTGACGGCATCATCCCAAGGCTCTTTACGAGGTGGCGAATATACGGCAATCCGCGGGGCCTTCTCAAGCTCTACCCGCTCCATGTTCTCGACTTCGATGACGCGATATATGTCCGCTACCTCCCCCTGCGTGGCTTCCTCAAAGCGAACCCCCATGACGAGGCAGAGATTCGCGAGCTCCGCTGACTGGTCCAAGAGAAATGACCCGCCCCGATAATTCAGCAGCCAGTCCGCTTTCTGTCCATTCTCCAGCGCTTTGTACACGACACCATAGGCTTTCAGGTGATCCGACTGGGTGGAATCCATGGGAATGAGAATAGAAGCGGAGGTCGGGATGGTCGGTACGAGCAACACAAACAGAAGCAGTATTCTACGCATGGGCATGATGATTAAACACGCACGTTGGTGGCTGGTTCAAGAGATAGCCGAATTTCATTTGTCCGGCCGTTTTTCAGGCTTCTTCATCAGTTCCCGTCGGCGCTCTTTGTACTTCGCAAGATACTCCGCCATCTTCGCCTCTCGTCCGACGGGTCTCGGATGATAATACTCAGTCCCGGCTAATTGGTCGGGGAAATACTCCTGGTCGGTGATGGCATCCTCGAATTCATGCGCGTACTTGTACCCCTTGCCGTAATCGAGCGCCTTCATCAAGGTAGTAGGAGCGTTGCGAATCCAGAGCGGCACCGGCAGCGAACCGTGTTCGTGAGCGTCCGACTTGGCCATCTCAAACGCCGTGTAGACCGAATTCGATTTGGGTGCGCAGGCCATGTAGATGGTCGCCTCTGCAATGGCCAGTTCCCCTTCGGGTGTGCCAAGAAAATGATATGTGTCGCGGGCATTCAAGCAAAGAGTAAGGGCGTACGGGTCCGCCAGTCCGATATCTTCGGCGGCAAAACGAATCAGTCGTCTGACTACGTAAAGCGGGTCTTCGCCTGATTCCAACATTCTGGCCAGCCAGTACAGGGCCCCATCGGGATCGCCACCCCGAATGGTTTTGTGAAGAGCGGATATCAGGTTGTAGTGCTCTTCACCAGCTTTATCATAGACGAGTACAGTTCTCTGGTTCACTTGTTCCAGTATAGGGACGGTGATTTCACCCCCTTCGCCGACAAACTCCGCGGCCAGTTCCAGGAGGGTCAGCCCGCGGCGGGCATCGCCATCGGCGGCGGTGGCCATAAACTCGGTGGCGCCATCGGCTAAATGCAGCCGCATCTTGCCAAGCCCTCGCTCGCTGTCGCCAAGTGACCGTTCGAGCAGGACACTGACCTCCTTCTCAGTAAGGCGATTGAGCACATAGACTCGCATCCGTGACAGCAAGGCGGAATTGACTTCAAATGACGGATTCTCTGTTGTTGCCCCGATCAGGACAATGTCCCCCTTTTCAACATAGGGCAGGAAAGCATCCTGCTGTGCCTTGTTGAAGCGATGGATTTCATCGATGAAGATGTAAGTTCTCCGGCCGGACAACTGATAGTAGTTGCCTGCCTTGGAGATGACCTCCTTTATCTCTTTGATACCGGAGGACACGGCGGAATACGGGA
Protein-coding sequences here:
- a CDS encoding replication-associated recombination protein A — its product is MDFFQPERPKKEVERGSVRPLADRMRPQTFDEFVSQEKIVGKGTALRKAIEQDKVGSIIFWGPPGSGKTTLAELIARSTRGQFVPYSAVSSGIKEIKEVISKAGNYYQLSGRRTYIFIDEIHRFNKAQQDAFLPYVEKGDIVLIGATTENPSFEVNSALLSRMRVYVLNRLTEKEVSVLLERSLGDSERGLGKMRLHLADGATEFMATAADGDARRGLTLLELAAEFVGEGGEITVPILEQVNQRTVLVYDKAGEEHYNLISALHKTIRGGDPDGALYWLARMLESGEDPLYVVRRLIRFAAEDIGLADPYALTLCLNARDTYHFLGTPEGELAIAEATIYMACAPKSNSVYTAFEMAKSDAHEHGSLPVPLWIRNAPTTLMKALDYGKGYKYAHEFEDAITDQEYFPDQLAGTEYYHPRPVGREAKMAEYLAKYKERRRELMKKPEKRPDK
- a CDS encoding asparagine synthetase B produces the protein MRRILLLFVLLVPTIPTSASILIPMDSTQSDHLKAYGVVYKALENGQKADWLLNYRGGSFLLDQSAELANLCLVMGVRFEEATQGEVADIYRVIEVENMERVELEKAPRIAVYSPPRKEPWDDAVTLALTYAEIPYTVIWDAEVLAGALDDYDWLHCHHEDFTGQYGKFYGAFRNELWYQADVRENEELAHKLGYTKVSLMKRDVAKAVYDYVRRGGFFFSMCSAPETIDIALAAEGVDIVPREFDGDPPDPDAQARLDFGKDFAFENFQVSLDPMVYRRSNIDTYPDRLVRFPSPDNDFFYLFEFSAKLDPVPTMLVQDHVNTVNGFMGQVTGFRKSLLKKSVIVLGQPDNFDEVRYIHGNIGRGTFTFLSGHDPEDYQHMVNDPPTELSLHKNSPGYRLILNNILFPAAKKKERKT